The genomic interval ATAACACAACATAACAATCATCTCAAAGTCATTTATAGCAGCCATCATCATATCATAGATTTCCAGATTTCCGGTGCACGTCAATAATTGTATGCCAATATtgtaatattcataaataaataaCGAGTCTACTGCACCTCCCCTAGGTTCTCATGTATTCCACCCCCCTAAGTAGACCATGTATTACCCAAGACTCCCCATGGCTACTGCATCTTGTTTAATGGAGTTATTGCCATGGGAATAAAGGTCTTTTTTGCTTGGTTAGTTCTGACGGACCACCTTTTGGTGGAACGGAATTTGCAGCCATGTTGATTCCATCCCGTCAACATGGACCCCAATCTCTAAGGAATGTTTTCAGCACCTTGGTGAATCCATGCCATGACACATTCAGGCTGTTCTGACGGCAAAAGGGGGTCCTGCTCAGAATAGAAAAGTGCACCTAATGAAGTGGCTTTGAATATGAATAGAATAAACAATAGAACCTAATCCTAATCTTTAAGTCTTTATGTCTTTACCTGCTGTTTAAAAtatgttcacccccccccccccccccagtggtgcAGGCTGCTGTTTGTCTGCAGGTATCTATCCCCCAGAAGAACTATGAGTACGCCCGGGGAGACAACATCACGATACCCTGCAAATACACACCTAAGAAGCTTGTCAACAACATGGTCGTCGTCACCTGGACAGCCAAGTCCATCAACCCCGACGAACCTGACGTACGAACCTGATGTCCTCTGTCCAGTCAGCCCGTCCCAAAAATGGTCTGTTTACAAATGAACGTTCGAACACTCCtcttctcccaccctcctctcctttcctctcctcccactctcctctcccccccactttcctctcccctctccagacaATAGTGCTGACCTcctactcctctccctccacggtGGATGTGACTGAAACATACGTGGGTCGGGCCAGCATAGAAGAGGACATCCCCACAGGGAAGGCCAACCTGCGCCTCCTATCCATCGGCCTCCAGGACAACATGGATTTCGAGTGCCATGTCTCCATCCCTGGAGATGTCACTGGGGTTCTTGCTGCCACTGCCAGACTCATAGTGCTGGGTAAGACTGAAGAGAGACCAGTCTGGACCAGATTAATACCTGGGGCAGACCTTGTCAACAAGGATATACTGAATATGAACAAGCCTAATTATTCCTCTTGGTGGGTCAGTGAGGGTCTGCCCAGTTATGTTTGGGATCTAAAGTTGGAGATTGATTATAACCttcgggttgtgtgtgtgtgtgtcccagtggcGCCGTCCCTACCGCTGTGTAAGATCCAGGGTTCGGCAGAGTACGGCCAAAACATCAACCTGACATGTGTGTCTGCGGAGGGCTCCCCAACCCCCACCTACAGCTGGCAGAGAAGGGACGTCTCAAACATCCCCCGTCCCCAAGACGGCCGCACCACCGACAGTACGTAGAgtagcgtgcatgtgtgtgggagagctgtgtgtggtggtgatagTTTTCTAGTGTTTTTGTGTTGaattggtgcgtgtgtgtgtgtgtctccagagaaTGGTCTCCTGTCTCTATTCAACGTCTCCACTGAAACGTCAGGCTACTACATCTGCACCTCAGCCAATAAGATCCGCTCAGCCACATGCAACGTCACCCTGAGTGTCATGCCACGTAACCACAACCACCATTACTTTATCGACAACTGGATTAATTACTGCTATGTCACTTCATGGAGATCAGCCAATCCTAAATCCTCTTCTTATCTTTTAATCTACACTCTTTCCCCTGTCCTTTCCTCACCTTTTCTCGTTTTTgcccttgtctctcctccttcgctcctcttcttcctcccttcctcttttctccattgtcttcttccttcctcacccctccctctttcctaccccttctcacctccctcctttcttctattctcctccctccctttcttcctctcttctctccttcttctctccttcctctctctcccctcccctccctccgtccatctctctttcctttctcccttAGCCTCCATGAATCTGGGCTACACCGCCGGCATCGCCGGGGCAGTGGTGGCTGCCATCATCCTCCTGATCGTCATCATCTGCTGCTGCCGTAGAAGGAACAAGAACAAGGGTCAGGAGGACTACGAGATggggtaggaacacacacatacaggaggaCGAGGCCATAgactaggaacacacacacacagagaggactaCTCCATggggtaagaacacacacacaggaggaggagaacatagactagaaacacacacacagacaggactacTCTGTGTACATGCTACATAGTGTTCCTACTATGGGGTAggaacacactcacagaactagtgtgtgcacacatacagacaggctaCACATCCACAGCCTCTGACAGTGTGTCCTGTTGGGTGCTTCTTCAGGGCTCCGGAAGCAGAGTTCAGCGACAAGGAGCcccaggaagggagaggggaggaggttcgGTCCGTAGAGCCACCCAGGAACGCGGAGCGCCGCAATGAGCGCGAGTACGACCGCCGCAGCGACTACGACGACCGCCGCAGCGAATTCGACGACCGCCGCAGCGACTACGACGACCGCCGCAGCGACTACAACGGCCGCCGCAGCGACTACGACGACCGCCGCAATGATATTGACGATCGCCGTAGCAACTACACAGATCGCCGTAGTG from Osmerus eperlanus chromosome 21, fOsmEpe2.1, whole genome shotgun sequence carries:
- the LOC134007164 gene encoding cell surface A33 antigen-like encodes the protein MATERKIFGLSILCLVVQAAVCLQVSIPQKNYEYARGDNITIPCKYTPKKLVNNMVVVTWTAKSINPDEPDTIVLTSYSSPSTVDVTETYVGRASIEEDIPTGKANLRLLSIGLQDNMDFECHVSIPGDVTGVLAATARLIVLVAPSLPLCKIQGSAEYGQNINLTCVSAEGSPTPTYSWQRRDVSNIPRPQDGRTTDKNGLLSLFNVSTETSGYYICTSANKIRSATCNVTLSVMPPSMNLGYTAGIAGAVVAAIILLIVIICCCRRRNKNKGQEDYEMGAPEAEFSDKEPQEGRGEEVRSVEPPRNAERRNEREYDRRSDYDDRRSEFDDRRSDYDDRRSDYNGRRSDYDDRRNDIDDRRSNYTDRRSDNNTDRRDRYDDRRDRDYKDSGHDDRYDEPYDDRPPRVPANKPVRKD